From a region of the Nitrospira sp. genome:
- a CDS encoding anthranilate synthase component I family protein has protein sequence MRRIAPSSSSFLQGPPSPLIVTRPCPSASSFELYAKTASTRHPSFLFESGNGSGTMGRYSYFASDPYLRLSGTAEQFVERSTQGHMKTGLGPFERLAHLMQSQQIVRPSEAPPFFGGAVGYLSYDLARQFEKLPSLAFDDLACPDLEFAFFDLVAAVDHELGHLMLMFCPPLERFLGEPREKLLREGNDRLAAFEAQLTGLNRVEAYEGNLGNLTFTPEQHQSAYMTNVRRCQEYIAAGDIYQANLSHRFTVSCETLSQGAIQADLSAYGRLRTLNPSPFSGLLRFDAVRLISSSPERLVRLDGRQADTRPIAGTRPRGNNVTDDHRLVGELRANEKERAEHVMLVDLERNDLGRVCRFGSVHVDELMTLEQYSHVNHLVSHVGGTLKDHATGFDLLKAMFPGGTITGVPKIRCMEIIEELEPVRRGPYTGSMGYLSWSGDLDFNILIRTLVMQQGKGYLQVGAGIVADSDPAHEYEETIHKAQAFFSAFS, from the coding sequence ATGCGGCGGATCGCACCATCGTCGAGCTCATTTTTGCAAGGACCTCCTTCGCCTCTCATCGTGACGCGCCCTTGTCCCTCGGCTAGCTCCTTTGAGCTGTACGCCAAAACCGCCTCGACTCGTCACCCGTCCTTTCTGTTTGAGAGTGGCAACGGTAGCGGGACGATGGGGCGATATTCCTACTTCGCCAGCGATCCCTATCTCAGGTTGTCCGGAACAGCTGAACAGTTCGTGGAACGATCGACCCAAGGCCACATGAAAACGGGGCTGGGCCCTTTTGAACGTTTGGCCCATCTGATGCAGAGCCAGCAGATTGTTCGTCCTTCCGAAGCTCCGCCGTTTTTCGGCGGAGCAGTCGGTTACTTGAGCTATGATCTTGCCCGCCAGTTCGAGAAGTTGCCCTCGTTGGCCTTCGATGACCTTGCCTGTCCGGATCTGGAATTCGCATTTTTCGATCTAGTCGCAGCCGTGGACCATGAACTCGGCCATCTGATGCTGATGTTCTGCCCACCGCTTGAACGATTTTTAGGCGAGCCTCGGGAAAAGCTTCTTCGTGAAGGGAACGATCGCCTCGCGGCTTTCGAAGCCCAGTTAACCGGACTCAACCGTGTCGAGGCGTATGAGGGCAACCTCGGCAACCTCACATTCACACCTGAGCAGCATCAGTCGGCTTATATGACAAATGTCCGCCGCTGCCAGGAGTACATTGCAGCGGGAGACATATACCAGGCCAACCTCTCACACCGTTTCACCGTGAGCTGTGAGACGCTCTCTCAGGGAGCAATTCAAGCCGATTTGTCGGCCTATGGTCGCCTCCGGACGTTGAACCCTTCTCCTTTCTCAGGATTGCTCCGGTTCGATGCGGTTCGCCTCATCAGTTCATCACCAGAACGCCTCGTTCGCCTCGACGGTCGTCAAGCCGACACCAGGCCGATCGCGGGCACCAGACCCCGTGGGAACAATGTGACCGACGATCACCGACTTGTTGGCGAGCTGCGAGCCAATGAAAAGGAACGCGCGGAACATGTCATGCTGGTGGACCTTGAGCGAAATGACCTCGGCCGGGTTTGCCGTTTTGGAAGCGTCCACGTGGACGAACTGATGACCTTGGAGCAGTATTCTCATGTCAACCACCTGGTCTCACATGTAGGCGGCACCTTGAAGGATCACGCAACTGGGTTCGACCTGTTGAAGGCCATGTTCCCGGGGGGAACGATTACCGGCGTCCCCAAGATTCGCTGCATGGAGATCATCGAAGAATTGGAACCGGTCCGCCGCGGTCCATATACCGGATCGATGGGCTACCTCAGCTGGAGCGGTGACCTTGATTTCAATATCCTCATCCGAACGCTGGTCATGCAGCAGGGGAAAGGCTATCTGCAAGTTGGAGCGGGGATTGTGGCTGATTCCGACCCGGCCCATGAGTACGAGGAAACCATCCATAAGGCTCAGGCCTTTTTCAGTGCCTTTTCATGA
- a CDS encoding AtpZ/AtpI family protein — MAPSQDPLYAGLGQAVRIATDLLAALIVGGALGWVCDTYLFDSTPWGMIGGLVLGLATGMRNAYRSAQRWKT; from the coding sequence ATGGCCCCTTCACAAGATCCCTTATACGCGGGGCTCGGCCAAGCGGTCCGGATCGCAACAGATCTGCTCGCTGCGCTGATTGTCGGGGGAGCGCTGGGGTGGGTCTGCGACACATACCTCTTTGATTCTACCCCCTGGGGGATGATTGGAGGTCTTGTGTTAGGCCTCGCGACAGGAATGAGGAATGCGTATCGGTCGGCCCAACGGTGGAAGACGTAA
- a CDS encoding F0F1 ATP synthase subunit A gives MEESPLHQFELQNWIPISLAGLDISINKAVVFMWIVVAVTAMLMVMAGSARRLVPGKLQSMAEMMADFIRSMILDTMGKEGMRFFPLIATLFLFILFSNLIGLIPGSYTVTSQVVVTAVFSCVVYGLSLVIGFYLHGVKFLGILVPPGTPGWLVPLMIPIEIISQLARPVSLAVRLFANMTAGHVMLAVLFGLTIGGGLLIGWLPFTFTVAIYVLECGIAFIQAYIFTILTCVYLGDAFHLHGHDEHAH, from the coding sequence ATGGAAGAAAGCCCGCTCCATCAATTCGAACTTCAGAACTGGATTCCGATTTCGCTAGCCGGATTGGACATTTCCATCAATAAGGCCGTCGTCTTCATGTGGATCGTCGTTGCGGTGACGGCGATGTTGATGGTGATGGCAGGATCGGCCCGCAGGCTGGTGCCCGGAAAGTTGCAGAGCATGGCGGAAATGATGGCGGATTTCATTCGCAGCATGATTTTGGATACGATGGGCAAAGAGGGGATGCGATTTTTCCCTCTCATCGCCACGCTGTTCCTGTTTATTCTCTTCAGTAATCTCATCGGGTTGATCCCAGGCAGTTACACGGTCACGAGTCAGGTAGTCGTGACGGCTGTCTTTTCCTGCGTGGTCTACGGGCTCAGCTTGGTCATAGGATTTTATTTACATGGAGTGAAGTTCCTCGGCATCCTTGTTCCGCCAGGCACGCCCGGCTGGCTGGTGCCCTTGATGATTCCGATCGAAATAATCAGTCAATTGGCACGGCCTGTTTCGCTGGCTGTCCGGCTCTTTGCGAATATGACGGCAGGCCACGTCATGCTTGCGGTTCTGTTCGGCCTGACGATCGGTGGCGGGTTGCTGATCGGGTGGTTGCCCTTTACGTTTACGGTGGCAATCTATGTATTGGAATGTGGTATCGCGTTCATTCAAGCCTATATTTTTACGATATTGACTTGTGTCTACTTGGGGGACGCATTTCATTTGCACGGACATGATGAGCACGCGCATTAG
- the atpE gene encoding ATP synthase F0 subunit C, with protein sequence MDSAAAGLIGMGCAAAGFAGAGVGIGYIFGKMIEVVARQPEAEARVTKYMWIGFALVEAIALYGLVIAFIIMGFRK encoded by the coding sequence ATGGATTCAGCAGCAGCAGGGTTGATCGGTATGGGATGTGCGGCGGCAGGGTTTGCCGGGGCCGGTGTGGGAATCGGCTACATCTTCGGGAAGATGATCGAAGTGGTGGCCCGTCAGCCCGAAGCAGAAGCTCGCGTCACGAAGTATATGTGGATCGGATTCGCGTTGGTGGAAGCCATTGCCTTGTATGGCTTGGTCATTGCCTTCATCATCATGGGCTTCCGCAAATAA
- the atpF gene encoding F0F1 ATP synthase subunit B, translated as MPQFESHFFSSLIFWEIVSFAILFFVLYKYAFPGILSVLEEREKKIKDSLDQAELHRTEAERRLKEYEAKLSAAGKEAEAILATAKERAQRLLDENEQRLTADAERIKGEATREIEQERRKALQDIRTQTTELALMVAEKVVQRSLTEADQKKFADEALDALSKSYGR; from the coding sequence ATGCCTCAGTTTGAATCGCATTTTTTCTCTTCCCTGATCTTCTGGGAAATCGTGTCGTTCGCGATTTTGTTTTTTGTGCTCTACAAGTATGCCTTCCCGGGCATCCTGAGCGTTCTTGAAGAGCGCGAAAAGAAAATCAAGGACAGCTTGGATCAAGCCGAGCTTCATCGAACGGAAGCCGAGCGCCGGTTGAAGGAATATGAAGCCAAACTCAGCGCAGCGGGGAAAGAGGCGGAAGCCATCCTTGCCACCGCGAAGGAACGGGCACAACGGCTCCTCGATGAAAACGAGCAACGGTTAACGGCGGATGCGGAACGAATCAAAGGGGAAGCTACGCGTGAGATCGAGCAGGAACGGCGCAAGGCGCTTCAAGACATTCGGACCCAAACGACCGAGCTTGCGTTGATGGTAGCCGAGAAAGTGGTGCAGCGGAGCTTGACTGAGGCTGATCAGAAAAAGTTCGCAGACGAAGCGCTCGACGCTCTTTCCAAATCCTATGGGCGATAA
- the larE gene encoding ATP-dependent sacrificial sulfur transferase LarE, with amino-acid sequence MQSAVLQHKLDRLRTLLTEMGSVVVAYSGGIDSTFVLKVAHEQLHEKAVGITAVSPTFPSIELETAERVAQEIGARYETVQTDQLAIDDFVKNDANRCFHCKTDLYRLLGNLRESKAAAYVVDGTNLDDLGDDRPGINAARQWGVRSPLVEAELSKSDIRILAKELGLSNWDKPAAACLSSRIPRGIVITSEKLSRVERAEAVLQHEGFRHFRVRNHGEIARIEVAKDELPWFMEAARCARISAQLKELGFKFVTVDLEGYRAGGVTLS; translated from the coding sequence ATGCAATCGGCTGTTCTCCAGCACAAACTCGATCGGCTCCGAACCCTCCTGACAGAGATGGGCTCGGTAGTGGTCGCGTATTCCGGTGGAATCGACAGCACCTTCGTCCTGAAGGTCGCTCACGAGCAACTCCATGAAAAGGCGGTCGGTATCACGGCCGTCTCTCCGACGTTCCCCTCGATCGAGTTGGAAACTGCCGAGCGGGTCGCCCAGGAAATCGGTGCACGTTATGAAACGGTCCAAACCGATCAGCTGGCCATCGACGACTTCGTCAAGAATGACGCAAATCGGTGTTTTCACTGTAAGACCGATTTGTACCGGCTTCTTGGGAATCTCCGTGAATCCAAGGCAGCTGCGTATGTCGTGGACGGAACCAACCTTGATGATCTCGGTGACGACCGTCCCGGCATCAACGCCGCTCGCCAATGGGGAGTTCGCAGCCCGCTCGTCGAAGCTGAACTCTCGAAGTCCGACATCCGCATCCTGGCCAAAGAACTTGGGCTTTCAAATTGGGATAAACCGGCCGCAGCCTGTCTTTCGTCAAGAATCCCGCGAGGGATCGTGATTACCAGCGAAAAATTAAGCCGAGTCGAAAGAGCCGAAGCCGTGCTCCAACACGAGGGATTCCGTCATTTTCGAGTGCGAAACCACGGGGAAATAGCCAGGATTGAAGTAGCGAAAGACGAACTGCCTTGGTTCATGGAAGCAGCCCGATGCGCCAGAATCAGCGCACAATTGAAGGAATTGGGGTTTAAATTCGTGACCGTGGATTTGGAAGGGTATCGGGCGGGTGGAGTCACGCTGAGCTGA
- a CDS encoding insulinase family protein yields MGNEPRTNKRCSPDPPSVRGCAGRGALGWVLCAALLTCVTTTGFAADISPTRFVTPNGMTVLVLEQHFLPIVEIHALIKAGSAQDPPDKAGVANLVASLLDEGTGTRSSKQLAEQIDFVGGSLGAQAGEDFTTASARTLKKDIDLGFILLADILQHPAFPKQEFERVRSQILGEIVSDNDDPGHVAIKAFNQLVFQNHPYRWPVNGTEETLNKITLADVQSFYAKEYLPNQVILTIVGDVTVEQATALVQTHFGSWKKGPGPTRSVRKPAAIDKKAVQLIEKDLTQSTIVLGHPGISRTNPDFYAVTVMNHILGAGGFSSRLMDSIRDKQGLAYGIMSHYDARAMPGSFWINLQTRTETTNQAISGVLAEMKAIREASVSDQELAEAKSFLMGSFPLRLDSTAKLAQVLAQVEFFGLGFDYFSQYTKWIERVTKEDVLRVAKQYLDPQHYALVVVGNITKAKVRH; encoded by the coding sequence ATGGGTAACGAACCGAGAACCAACAAGCGCTGCTCTCCCGATCCGCCATCTGTCCGAGGATGCGCTGGAAGAGGTGCGTTGGGATGGGTCTTGTGTGCTGCGTTGTTGACCTGCGTCACGACGACAGGGTTTGCGGCGGACATTTCGCCGACGAGATTCGTCACCCCGAACGGGATGACCGTGTTGGTGTTGGAACAGCATTTTCTCCCGATCGTTGAAATTCATGCCCTCATCAAGGCCGGCTCCGCGCAAGATCCACCGGACAAAGCAGGTGTGGCGAATTTAGTCGCCAGCCTCTTGGACGAAGGGACAGGAACGAGATCTTCTAAACAGCTGGCTGAGCAGATTGATTTTGTCGGCGGCTCGCTGGGAGCCCAAGCGGGCGAAGATTTCACGACGGCATCGGCACGCACCCTCAAAAAGGACATCGACCTCGGCTTCATCCTCCTTGCCGACATCCTTCAGCATCCGGCATTTCCCAAGCAGGAATTTGAACGGGTTCGCTCACAAATCCTTGGGGAAATTGTCAGCGACAATGACGATCCCGGGCACGTCGCCATTAAGGCGTTCAATCAGTTGGTCTTCCAGAATCATCCCTATCGTTGGCCGGTGAACGGGACCGAGGAGACACTGAACAAGATCACGTTAGCGGATGTCCAAAGCTTTTACGCTAAGGAGTACCTCCCCAACCAAGTCATCCTCACGATCGTCGGTGACGTGACGGTCGAACAAGCGACCGCACTCGTTCAGACGCATTTCGGATCCTGGAAGAAAGGTCCCGGGCCGACCAGGTCGGTCAGGAAGCCGGCCGCCATCGACAAGAAGGCCGTGCAGCTCATTGAGAAGGATTTGACGCAATCCACGATAGTGCTGGGTCACCCCGGAATCAGTCGAACCAACCCGGACTTTTACGCCGTGACCGTGATGAATCATATCCTGGGTGCCGGTGGATTTTCCTCGCGTCTCATGGATTCCATTCGGGACAAGCAGGGGCTCGCGTACGGCATTATGAGCCATTACGACGCCCGGGCGATGCCAGGCTCTTTCTGGATCAATCTTCAGACTCGAACCGAGACCACGAACCAGGCTATCAGCGGTGTCTTAGCTGAAATGAAGGCTATTCGGGAGGCCTCGGTCAGTGATCAGGAATTGGCTGAGGCCAAATCCTTCTTGATGGGCAGCTTCCCGTTGCGGCTGGATTCCACTGCCAAGTTGGCGCAGGTCTTGGCGCAGGTAGAGTTTTTTGGGCTGGGGTTCGACTATTTCAGTCAGTACACAAAGTGGATCGAACGGGTGACAAAGGAAGATGTGCTGCGCGTCGCGAAACAGTACCTGGATCCTCAACACTACGCGCTTGTTGTCGTCGGCAACATCACCAAGGCGAAGGTCCGCCACTAG
- a CDS encoding insulinase family protein, whose product MGAEPNEYQLSNGMKVLLIEVPKAPVATVQVWYRVGSRNEVMGRAGLSHMLEHMMFKGTAKYPKGSFSRIVRKNGGIDNAFTSQDFTAYFENVAADRVGLALELEADRMQGLLLDNGEFQTEREVVKEERRLRSEDDPQGALVEALFAQAFLSHPYHWPVIGWFADIDAMSLEDLQRHYDTFYSPNNATLIVVGDIKADALLPTIKHLFEPIPRGPSPKQALPQEPDQRGERRFILKREAQVPFVMMGFRVPNYSSEDSYALDILESILSHGKSSRLYQSLVYEQKNSLAVGAEYSLLQTDPGLFYFYSLVNPGAKVEAVEEALQREIVRLQNEPPSDLELQRAKNQVEASRVFEQDSNFRHAMLMGQAESVGAGWRRVDQFVERIRAVSAKDIQRVAKQYLTQDNRTVGILVPTPSKPPESNPTAVNEGKS is encoded by the coding sequence ATGGGAGCTGAACCAAACGAATATCAGCTCTCAAACGGCATGAAAGTGCTGCTGATTGAGGTCCCCAAGGCTCCGGTGGCCACGGTGCAAGTGTGGTATAGGGTCGGCTCCCGTAATGAAGTCATGGGTCGGGCCGGACTCTCCCACATGCTCGAGCACATGATGTTCAAGGGCACGGCGAAGTATCCCAAAGGATCATTTTCCCGTATCGTCCGGAAAAACGGCGGAATCGACAACGCGTTTACCAGCCAAGACTTCACCGCCTACTTCGAGAATGTGGCTGCTGATCGTGTCGGGTTGGCCTTGGAACTGGAGGCCGATCGGATGCAGGGCCTCCTTCTCGACAACGGCGAATTCCAAACCGAGCGTGAAGTCGTCAAGGAAGAGCGCCGGCTCAGGTCCGAGGACGACCCGCAGGGGGCGCTGGTTGAGGCCCTGTTTGCCCAAGCCTTCCTCAGCCACCCCTATCATTGGCCTGTGATCGGCTGGTTCGCCGATATCGACGCGATGTCTCTGGAAGACTTACAGCGCCACTACGACACGTTTTACTCTCCCAACAACGCAACCCTGATCGTCGTGGGCGATATCAAGGCCGACGCCTTGCTTCCGACGATCAAGCATCTCTTTGAACCGATCCCCAGAGGTCCCTCGCCCAAGCAAGCCCTGCCGCAGGAGCCGGATCAACGAGGTGAGCGCCGTTTCATCCTCAAACGGGAAGCGCAGGTGCCGTTTGTCATGATGGGGTTTCGTGTGCCCAACTATTCGAGCGAGGACTCCTATGCCCTCGACATCCTCGAATCGATCCTTTCGCATGGGAAAAGCTCCCGTCTGTACCAGAGCTTGGTGTATGAGCAGAAAAACTCATTGGCGGTCGGGGCTGAATACAGCTTGCTGCAGACAGATCCCGGCCTGTTCTATTTCTACTCATTGGTGAACCCCGGCGCGAAAGTTGAGGCGGTCGAAGAAGCCTTGCAGCGCGAGATCGTGCGGCTTCAGAATGAGCCGCCGTCTGATCTGGAGCTTCAGCGGGCCAAGAACCAGGTGGAAGCGTCGCGCGTCTTCGAGCAGGATTCGAATTTCCGCCATGCCATGTTGATGGGGCAAGCGGAGTCCGTCGGTGCCGGGTGGCGGCGGGTCGATCAATTCGTGGAGCGCATTCGCGCCGTCAGCGCAAAGGATATCCAGCGCGTCGCCAAGCAATACCTCACCCAGGACAATCGGACCGTCGGCATTCTCGTTCCCACGCCGTCCAAGCCCCCCGAATCGAATCCCACAGCGGTCAACGAAGGAAAGTCTTAG
- the rlmN gene encoding 23S rRNA (adenine(2503)-C(2))-methyltransferase RlmN: MPDVPMAHSNTATNLLGFTESQMEKFVCGQRWPAYRAKQILRWLYQRRVRVVTDMTDLPMPDRLMLSRSAAIGRSAQVTVMRSQDGTRKLLLALDDGMTIEAVLIPDEERLTLCVSTQVGCMLDCGFCLTGRMGLKRNLKLHEIIDQILSAQDVLASNERITNLVFMGMGEPLANLETLKAAVTGLTNKPWGLGWSRRRITVSTAGLASRLTEVAALGVNLAVSLNATTEEQRRELMPAASEIASLRALLAACRRYPLASHQRLTFEYVLLAGVNDHSADARRLVQLLRSIRCKVNLIPFNEFPGSRFHRPSEQDILRFQSALREAGLDAFVRKSRGRDVFGACGQLGDLSGNRTPLTLTPIETRC; this comes from the coding sequence ATGCCCGACGTGCCGATGGCCCATTCGAATACAGCGACAAATCTTTTGGGTTTCACCGAATCCCAGATGGAGAAGTTTGTCTGCGGACAGCGCTGGCCGGCGTATCGTGCCAAACAAATCTTGCGCTGGCTCTATCAGCGTCGGGTACGGGTTGTCACCGATATGACCGACCTCCCTATGCCTGATCGGTTGATGTTGTCTCGATCTGCCGCCATTGGTCGCTCGGCTCAAGTCACAGTCATGCGGTCCCAGGATGGAACGCGGAAATTGCTGTTGGCGCTCGATGATGGAATGACGATCGAAGCCGTCCTGATCCCGGATGAAGAACGGCTGACACTGTGTGTGTCGACGCAGGTCGGCTGTATGTTGGACTGCGGTTTCTGTCTGACCGGAAGAATGGGGCTGAAACGAAACCTCAAGCTTCACGAAATCATCGACCAAATCCTGAGCGCCCAAGATGTGCTGGCTTCCAATGAACGCATCACGAATCTCGTCTTCATGGGAATGGGAGAACCTCTGGCTAATCTGGAAACGCTCAAGGCCGCGGTCACCGGTCTGACCAACAAACCGTGGGGCCTTGGATGGTCGCGCAGACGTATCACGGTTTCAACGGCGGGACTGGCGTCCCGCCTCACGGAGGTTGCGGCGCTCGGTGTGAATCTCGCCGTCTCGCTTAATGCCACGACTGAAGAACAGCGGCGAGAACTGATGCCTGCCGCGAGCGAGATCGCCTCGCTGAGGGCACTCTTGGCTGCGTGTCGTCGCTATCCGCTCGCTTCCCATCAGCGCCTGACGTTCGAGTATGTTCTTCTGGCAGGCGTAAATGATCACTCGGCTGATGCCCGCCGCCTGGTACAGTTGCTAAGATCCATACGGTGCAAGGTCAATCTGATCCCGTTCAATGAATTTCCAGGTAGTCGTTTTCATCGCCCATCGGAACAAGACATCCTTCGTTTTCAATCCGCCCTCCGCGAGGCCGGCCTCGATGCGTTCGTTCGCAAGAGCCGAGGACGTGACGTATTCGGCGCCTGCGGACAACTCGGAGATCTCTCCGGCAACCGAACCCCCCTAACCTTGACACCCATTGAAACTCGTTGCTAG
- a CDS encoding transglycosylase SLT domain-containing protein — MRTYTKAHSIVGVGLVLAAGLAIALSGLFSRDAHTAQVATPEQSNTDTCLSAEDCFLAAVWPKERLGNSLTKDQVVALRLERLRKVMEGFPASQWAKRAGLLSGVILIERNPASALSYLRAAQRDFPVLDDYIRFWIGEALLHAGDAKEAADMFEGVPQAVPDSNLLNQVALRAGEAWYQASNCSAAVAWLVKAVNGNDKDPQIAQAWLRLATCYLRENQLTEGRETLKQLWVKFPQTKEAKEAETLLGTNIGGESWTAPADTHYARAQAFLAQSLHVEAIDELKKFIAREPSSPNRWDAKLKLGIAQVRLKLYDQARDTFYALTEEQGPRADEATVWLGRVYLRLGLGDKLLELSRTLSKRTLTPEQKGQINIFAGIWLEDQARFDESIAKYRLVAKSGDPMSQRTEAQWREGWVLYRTDRHRDAIRVWQQIVDQKDSDFEPQALYWIARSYGRVEDAKSKEVFAQLCQRFPFTYYCQLAREQTGISTAGRTEPEPSPISAASTQPASEIPSASVQDTQPNSRAQIELQSSYRRAVELRTLGLDQDAARELAALTDRYSRDPEVLAALSMMLNEVGAYHHALRLVRSRFREKLERTGGVIADGLWNAAYPTGLLPTIKMLGANGVDPLLVAAIIREESQYDWRAVSRVGAIGLMQVMPATANAVAQQHRLPSLSREDLFDQEINIRIGVRYVEQLLTQFSGNLVQTIAAYNAGPIVVGNWAATYRGRSEDEFVELIQYQETRQYVKRVLRSYKEYLRLAGIQRSIS, encoded by the coding sequence ATGAGAACCTATACTAAGGCTCATTCCATCGTCGGCGTCGGCTTGGTGCTGGCTGCAGGGCTGGCAATTGCGCTCAGCGGTTTGTTCTCACGCGACGCGCATACCGCGCAGGTCGCCACACCGGAACAATCAAATACCGATACCTGTCTCTCGGCAGAGGACTGTTTTCTGGCTGCGGTCTGGCCGAAGGAACGACTCGGCAATAGCTTGACGAAAGATCAAGTTGTGGCCCTGAGGTTGGAACGTCTCCGAAAGGTGATGGAGGGATTTCCTGCTTCGCAGTGGGCTAAACGCGCCGGGTTGCTGTCCGGTGTCATTCTGATAGAACGAAACCCTGCAAGCGCACTTTCTTACCTTCGGGCAGCCCAACGGGATTTTCCGGTGCTCGACGATTACATTCGATTCTGGATCGGCGAAGCCTTGCTGCATGCGGGCGATGCCAAGGAAGCGGCCGATATGTTTGAAGGCGTACCGCAAGCGGTTCCCGATTCCAACCTGCTCAACCAAGTCGCGCTTCGTGCCGGGGAAGCGTGGTACCAAGCTTCCAACTGTTCTGCAGCCGTGGCCTGGCTTGTGAAAGCAGTCAATGGGAATGACAAGGATCCACAGATCGCTCAGGCGTGGTTACGGTTGGCCACTTGTTATCTTCGAGAAAATCAACTGACCGAGGGGCGGGAAACGCTGAAGCAACTCTGGGTGAAGTTCCCGCAGACTAAGGAGGCCAAGGAAGCCGAAACTCTGCTCGGGACCAATATCGGGGGGGAGTCTTGGACAGCTCCGGCCGACACGCATTATGCGCGGGCGCAGGCATTCTTAGCACAGTCGCTCCATGTGGAGGCGATCGATGAGTTGAAAAAGTTCATCGCGCGGGAACCCTCCTCTCCGAATCGCTGGGACGCCAAACTCAAATTGGGTATCGCCCAGGTTCGGCTCAAGCTGTACGATCAGGCGCGCGACACGTTTTATGCGCTGACCGAGGAGCAAGGCCCTCGGGCTGACGAAGCCACCGTATGGTTGGGGAGGGTCTATCTACGGCTGGGACTGGGAGACAAGCTGTTGGAACTTTCCCGCACGCTGTCGAAGCGAACGCTGACTCCGGAACAGAAAGGGCAGATCAACATATTTGCGGGGATCTGGCTGGAGGACCAAGCACGGTTCGATGAATCGATTGCAAAGTATCGACTCGTTGCTAAGTCGGGAGACCCGATGTCGCAACGGACGGAAGCACAATGGCGGGAAGGGTGGGTGCTCTACCGAACGGACCGCCATCGTGACGCGATCCGTGTATGGCAGCAGATCGTCGATCAGAAGGACAGCGACTTTGAGCCGCAGGCGCTTTACTGGATTGCCCGGTCCTACGGCCGTGTCGAGGATGCGAAGTCAAAGGAAGTGTTCGCGCAGCTTTGTCAGCGGTTTCCCTTCACGTACTATTGCCAGTTGGCGCGTGAACAAACGGGCATCTCGACCGCCGGTAGGACGGAACCGGAGCCCTCCCCCATCTCAGCTGCATCCACCCAGCCCGCATCGGAGATACCTTCAGCGTCGGTTCAAGATACTCAGCCAAATAGTCGGGCACAAATCGAGCTGCAGTCATCATACCGGCGGGCGGTCGAACTCAGGACACTTGGTCTCGATCAAGATGCCGCGAGAGAGCTTGCCGCGTTGACGGATCGATATAGTCGTGATCCCGAGGTATTGGCCGCCTTATCGATGATGTTGAACGAGGTCGGCGCGTACCATCATGCTTTGCGTCTGGTACGATCCCGGTTCCGAGAAAAGTTGGAGCGAACCGGCGGAGTGATTGCCGACGGTCTCTGGAATGCGGCCTATCCAACCGGATTGCTCCCTACAATCAAAATGTTGGGAGCGAATGGGGTTGACCCGCTTCTTGTTGCGGCGATCATTCGAGAGGAAAGTCAGTATGATTGGAGAGCTGTGTCTCGTGTCGGCGCCATCGGATTGATGCAAGTCATGCCGGCCACCGCCAATGCGGTGGCTCAACAGCATCGCCTTCCGAGCCTGTCGAGAGAAGATCTATTCGATCAAGAGATCAACATCCGGATCGGAGTCCGGTATGTGGAGCAACTGCTCACGCAGTTTTCCGGCAATCTCGTACAAACGATCGCTGCGTACAATGCTGGCCCGATCGTCGTGGGAAATTGGGCGGCGACCTATCGCGGGCGGAGCGAGGATGAGTTTGTTGAGTTGATCCAGTATCAAGAGACCCGGCAGTACGTCAAACGGGTGCTTCGCAGCTACAAGGAGTATCTGCGTCTAGCCGGGATTCAAAGATCCATTTCTTGA
- the zapB gene encoding cell division protein ZapB, with the protein MSLDRLDALETRIRDLVKLVQELKRKNALLEDEVKTARQRLVAQDDVNQRWEKERIDIKARIEKVMSEIELLECVEEPKEVTID; encoded by the coding sequence ATGTCGTTGGATCGACTTGATGCCCTGGAAACTCGGATTCGTGACTTGGTGAAGCTGGTTCAAGAGCTCAAACGAAAGAATGCGCTATTGGAAGATGAAGTCAAGACGGCTCGCCAGCGGTTGGTCGCTCAGGATGATGTGAATCAACGATGGGAAAAAGAGCGGATCGATATCAAGGCGCGAATTGAAAAAGTCATGAGTGAGATCGAGTTGCTTGAATGTGTCGAGGAGCCCAAGGAGGTGACCATTGACTAA